Proteins from a single region of Nomascus leucogenys isolate Asia chromosome 2, Asia_NLE_v1, whole genome shotgun sequence:
- the CDK10 gene encoding cyclin-dependent kinase 10 isoform X18 — protein MDKEKDGIPISSLREITLLLRLRHPNIVELKEVVVGNHLESIFLVMGYCEQDLASLLENMPTPFSEAQVKCIVLQVLRGLQYLHRNFIIHRDLKVSNLLMTDKGCVKTADFGLARAYGVPVKPMTPKVVTLWYRAPELLLGTTTQTTSIDMWAVGCILAELLAHRPLLPGTSEIHQIDLIVQLLGTPSENIWPGFSKLPLVGQYSLRKQPYNNLKHKFPWLSEAGLRLLHFLFMYDPKKRATAGDCLESSYFKEKPLPCEPELMPTFPHHRNKRAAPATSEGQSKRCKP, from the exons ATGGACAAGGAGAAGGATG GCATCCCCATCAGCAGTTTGCGGGAGATCACGCTGCTGCTCCGCCTGCGTCATCCGAACATCGTGGAGCTGAAGGAGGTGGTTGTGGGGAACCACCTGGAGAG CATCTTCCTGGTGATGGGTTACTGTGAGCAGGACCTGGCCAGCCTGCTGGAGAATATGCCAACACCCTTCTCGGAGGCCCAG GTCAAGTGCATCGTGCTGCAGGTGCTCCGGGGCCTCCAGTATCTGCACAGGAACTTCATTATCCACAG GGACCTGAAGGTTTCCAACTTGCTCATGACTGACAAGGGTTGTGTGAAGACAG CGGATTTCGGCCTGGCCCGGGCCTATGGTGTCCCAGTAAAGCCAATGACCCCCAAGGTGGTGACTCTCTG GTACCGTGCCCCTGAACTGCTGCTGGGAACCACCACACAGACCACCAGCATCGACATGTG GGCTGTGGGCTGCATCCTGGCTGAGCTGCTGGCCCACAGGCCCCTTCTCCCCGGCACTTCCGAGATTCACCAGATCGACTTGATCGTGCAGCTGCTCGGGACGCCCAGTGAGAATATCTGGCCG GGTTTTTCCAAGCTGCCGCTGGTCGGCCAGTACAGCCTCCGGAAGCAGCCCTACAACAACCTGAAGCACAAGTTCCCGTGGCTGTCCGAGGCCGGGCTGCGCCTGCTGCACTTCCTGTTCATGTACGACCCTAAGAAAAG GGCGACGGCCGGGGACTGCCTGGAGAGCTCCTACTTCAAGGAGAAGCCCCTAC CCTGTGAGCCGGAGCTCATGCCGACCTTTCCCCACCACCGCAACAAGCGGGCCGCCCCGGCCACCTCCGAGGGCCAGAGCAAGCGCTGTAAACCCTGA
- the CDK10 gene encoding cyclin-dependent kinase 10 isoform X11, with amino-acid sequence MVPIKALGKTGFILYPPSGFFLPRWSQCIKLGRCRSVKEFEKLNRIGEGTYGIVYRARDTQTDEIVALKKVRMDKEKDGIPISSLREITLLLRLRHPNIVELKEVVVGNHLESIFLVMGYCEQDLASLLENMPTPFSEAQVKCIVLQVLRGLQYLHRNFIIHRDLKVSNLLMTDKGCVKTADFGLARAYGVPVKPMTPKVVTLWYRAPELLLGTTTQTTSIDMWAVGCILAELLAHRPLLPGTSEIHQIDLIVQLLGTPSENIWPGFSKLPLVGQYSLRKQPYNNLKHKFPWLSEAGLRLLHFLFMYDPKKRATAGDCLESSYFKEKPLPCEPELMPTFPHHRNKRAAPATSEGQSKRCKP; translated from the exons CTGGGACGATGCCGGAGTGTGAAGGAGTTTGAGAAGCTGAACCGCATTGGAGAGGGTACCTACGGCATTGTGT ATCGGGCCCGGGACACCCAGACAGATGAGATTGTTGCGCTGAAGAAGGTGCGGATGGACAAGGAGAAGGATG GCATCCCCATCAGCAGTTTGCGGGAGATCACGCTGCTGCTCCGCCTGCGTCATCCGAACATCGTGGAGCTGAAGGAGGTGGTTGTGGGGAACCACCTGGAGAG CATCTTCCTGGTGATGGGTTACTGTGAGCAGGACCTGGCCAGCCTGCTGGAGAATATGCCAACACCCTTCTCGGAGGCCCAG GTCAAGTGCATCGTGCTGCAGGTGCTCCGGGGCCTCCAGTATCTGCACAGGAACTTCATTATCCACAG GGACCTGAAGGTTTCCAACTTGCTCATGACTGACAAGGGTTGTGTGAAGACAG CGGATTTCGGCCTGGCCCGGGCCTATGGTGTCCCAGTAAAGCCAATGACCCCCAAGGTGGTGACTCTCTG GTACCGTGCCCCTGAACTGCTGCTGGGAACCACCACACAGACCACCAGCATCGACATGTG GGCTGTGGGCTGCATCCTGGCTGAGCTGCTGGCCCACAGGCCCCTTCTCCCCGGCACTTCCGAGATTCACCAGATCGACTTGATCGTGCAGCTGCTCGGGACGCCCAGTGAGAATATCTGGCCG GGTTTTTCCAAGCTGCCGCTGGTCGGCCAGTACAGCCTCCGGAAGCAGCCCTACAACAACCTGAAGCACAAGTTCCCGTGGCTGTCCGAGGCCGGGCTGCGCCTGCTGCACTTCCTGTTCATGTACGACCCTAAGAAAAG GGCGACGGCCGGGGACTGCCTGGAGAGCTCCTACTTCAAGGAGAAGCCCCTAC CCTGTGAGCCGGAGCTCATGCCGACCTTTCCCCACCACCGCAACAAGCGGGCCGCCCCGGCCACCTCCGAGGGCCAGAGCAAGCGCTGTAAACCCTGA
- the CDK10 gene encoding cyclin-dependent kinase 10 isoform X15 codes for MEPVYQDRARDTQTDEIVALKKVRMDKEKDGIPISSLREITLLLRLRHPNIVELKEVVVGNHLESIFLVMGYCEQDLASLLENMPTPFSEAQVKCIVLQVLRGLQYLHRNFIIHRDLKVSNLLMTDKGCVKTADFGLARAYGVPVKPMTPKVVTLWYRAPELLLGTTTQTTSIDMCRVSRGLAAVRSAVPGAGRVSRRLAAVRSAVLCRAVGCILAELLAHRPLLPGTSEIHQIDLIVQLLGTPSENIWPGFSKLPLVGQYSLRKQPYNNLKHKFPWLSEAGLRLLHFLFMYDPKKRATAGDCLESSYFKEKPLPCEPELMPTFPHHRNKRAAPATSEGQSKRCKP; via the exons ATCGGGCCCGGGACACCCAGACAGATGAGATTGTTGCGCTGAAGAAGGTGCGGATGGACAAGGAGAAGGATG GCATCCCCATCAGCAGTTTGCGGGAGATCACGCTGCTGCTCCGCCTGCGTCATCCGAACATCGTGGAGCTGAAGGAGGTGGTTGTGGGGAACCACCTGGAGAG CATCTTCCTGGTGATGGGTTACTGTGAGCAGGACCTGGCCAGCCTGCTGGAGAATATGCCAACACCCTTCTCGGAGGCCCAG GTCAAGTGCATCGTGCTGCAGGTGCTCCGGGGCCTCCAGTATCTGCACAGGAACTTCATTATCCACAG GGACCTGAAGGTTTCCAACTTGCTCATGACTGACAAGGGTTGTGTGAAGACAG CGGATTTCGGCCTGGCCCGGGCCTATGGTGTCCCAGTAAAGCCAATGACCCCCAAGGTGGTGACTCTCTG GTACCGTGCCCCTGAACTGCTGCTGGGAACCACCACACAGACCACCAGCATCGACATGTG CAGGGTCAGCAGAGGTCTGGCTGCAGTGAGGTCCGCTGTTCCTGGCGCTGGCAGGGTCAGCAGAC GTCTGGCTGCAGTGAGGTCCGCTGTTCTCTGCAGGGCTGTGGGCTGCATCCTGGCTGAGCTGCTGGCCCACAGGCCCCTTCTCCCCGGCACTTCCGAGATTCACCAGATCGACTTGATCGTGCAGCTGCTCGGGACGCCCAGTGAGAATATCTGGCCG GGTTTTTCCAAGCTGCCGCTGGTCGGCCAGTACAGCCTCCGGAAGCAGCCCTACAACAACCTGAAGCACAAGTTCCCGTGGCTGTCCGAGGCCGGGCTGCGCCTGCTGCACTTCCTGTTCATGTACGACCCTAAGAAAAG GGCGACGGCCGGGGACTGCCTGGAGAGCTCCTACTTCAAGGAGAAGCCCCTAC CCTGTGAGCCGGAGCTCATGCCGACCTTTCCCCACCACCGCAACAAGCGGGCCGCCCCGGCCACCTCCGAGGGCCAGAGCAAGCGCTGTAAACCCTGA
- the CDK10 gene encoding cyclin-dependent kinase 10 isoform X16, which produces MDKEKDGIPISSLREITLLLRLRHPNIVELKEVVVGNHLESIFLVMGYCEQDLASLLENMPTPFSEAQVKCIVLQVLRGLQYLHRNFIIHRDLKVSNLLMTDKGCVKTADFGLARAYGVPVKPMTPKVVTLWYRAPELLLGTTTQTTSIDMCRVSRGLAAVRSAVPGAGRVSRRLAAVRSAVLCRAVGCILAELLAHRPLLPGTSEIHQIDLIVQLLGTPSENIWPGFSKLPLVGQYSLRKQPYNNLKHKFPWLSEAGLRLLHFLFMYDPKKRATAGDCLESSYFKEKPLPCEPELMPTFPHHRNKRAAPATSEGQSKRCKP; this is translated from the exons ATGGACAAGGAGAAGGATG GCATCCCCATCAGCAGTTTGCGGGAGATCACGCTGCTGCTCCGCCTGCGTCATCCGAACATCGTGGAGCTGAAGGAGGTGGTTGTGGGGAACCACCTGGAGAG CATCTTCCTGGTGATGGGTTACTGTGAGCAGGACCTGGCCAGCCTGCTGGAGAATATGCCAACACCCTTCTCGGAGGCCCAG GTCAAGTGCATCGTGCTGCAGGTGCTCCGGGGCCTCCAGTATCTGCACAGGAACTTCATTATCCACAG GGACCTGAAGGTTTCCAACTTGCTCATGACTGACAAGGGTTGTGTGAAGACAG CGGATTTCGGCCTGGCCCGGGCCTATGGTGTCCCAGTAAAGCCAATGACCCCCAAGGTGGTGACTCTCTG GTACCGTGCCCCTGAACTGCTGCTGGGAACCACCACACAGACCACCAGCATCGACATGTG CAGGGTCAGCAGAGGTCTGGCTGCAGTGAGGTCCGCTGTTCCTGGCGCTGGCAGGGTCAGCAGAC GTCTGGCTGCAGTGAGGTCCGCTGTTCTCTGCAGGGCTGTGGGCTGCATCCTGGCTGAGCTGCTGGCCCACAGGCCCCTTCTCCCCGGCACTTCCGAGATTCACCAGATCGACTTGATCGTGCAGCTGCTCGGGACGCCCAGTGAGAATATCTGGCCG GGTTTTTCCAAGCTGCCGCTGGTCGGCCAGTACAGCCTCCGGAAGCAGCCCTACAACAACCTGAAGCACAAGTTCCCGTGGCTGTCCGAGGCCGGGCTGCGCCTGCTGCACTTCCTGTTCATGTACGACCCTAAGAAAAG GGCGACGGCCGGGGACTGCCTGGAGAGCTCCTACTTCAAGGAGAAGCCCCTAC CCTGTGAGCCGGAGCTCATGCCGACCTTTCCCCACCACCGCAACAAGCGGGCCGCCCCGGCCACCTCCGAGGGCCAGAGCAAGCGCTGTAAACCCTGA
- the CDK10 gene encoding cyclin-dependent kinase 10 isoform X3, producing MAEPDQESEQIRLKCIRKEGFFTVPPEHRLGRCRSVKEFEKLNRIGEGTYGIVYRARDTQTDEIVALKKVRMDKEKDGIPISSLREITLLLRLRHPNIVELKEVVVGNHLESIFLVMGYCEQDLASLLENMPTPFSEAQVKCIVLQVLRGLQYLHRNFIIHRDLKVSNLLMTDKGCVKTADFGLARAYGVPVKPMTPKVVTLWYRAPELLLGTTTQTTSIDMCRVSRGLAAVRSAVPGAGRVSRRLAAVRSAVLCRAVGCILAELLAHRPLLPGTSEIHQIDLIVQLLGTPSENIWPGFSKLPLVGQYSLRKQPYNNLKHKFPWLSEAGLRLLHFLFMYDPKKRATAGDCLESSYFKEKPLPCEPELMPTFPHHRNKRAAPATSEGQSKRCKP from the exons CTGGGACGATGCCGGAGTGTGAAGGAGTTTGAGAAGCTGAACCGCATTGGAGAGGGTACCTACGGCATTGTGT ATCGGGCCCGGGACACCCAGACAGATGAGATTGTTGCGCTGAAGAAGGTGCGGATGGACAAGGAGAAGGATG GCATCCCCATCAGCAGTTTGCGGGAGATCACGCTGCTGCTCCGCCTGCGTCATCCGAACATCGTGGAGCTGAAGGAGGTGGTTGTGGGGAACCACCTGGAGAG CATCTTCCTGGTGATGGGTTACTGTGAGCAGGACCTGGCCAGCCTGCTGGAGAATATGCCAACACCCTTCTCGGAGGCCCAG GTCAAGTGCATCGTGCTGCAGGTGCTCCGGGGCCTCCAGTATCTGCACAGGAACTTCATTATCCACAG GGACCTGAAGGTTTCCAACTTGCTCATGACTGACAAGGGTTGTGTGAAGACAG CGGATTTCGGCCTGGCCCGGGCCTATGGTGTCCCAGTAAAGCCAATGACCCCCAAGGTGGTGACTCTCTG GTACCGTGCCCCTGAACTGCTGCTGGGAACCACCACACAGACCACCAGCATCGACATGTG CAGGGTCAGCAGAGGTCTGGCTGCAGTGAGGTCCGCTGTTCCTGGCGCTGGCAGGGTCAGCAGAC GTCTGGCTGCAGTGAGGTCCGCTGTTCTCTGCAGGGCTGTGGGCTGCATCCTGGCTGAGCTGCTGGCCCACAGGCCCCTTCTCCCCGGCACTTCCGAGATTCACCAGATCGACTTGATCGTGCAGCTGCTCGGGACGCCCAGTGAGAATATCTGGCCG GGTTTTTCCAAGCTGCCGCTGGTCGGCCAGTACAGCCTCCGGAAGCAGCCCTACAACAACCTGAAGCACAAGTTCCCGTGGCTGTCCGAGGCCGGGCTGCGCCTGCTGCACTTCCTGTTCATGTACGACCCTAAGAAAAG GGCGACGGCCGGGGACTGCCTGGAGAGCTCCTACTTCAAGGAGAAGCCCCTAC CCTGTGAGCCGGAGCTCATGCCGACCTTTCCCCACCACCGCAACAAGCGGGCCGCCCCGGCCACCTCCGAGGGCCAGAGCAAGCGCTGTAAACCCTGA
- the CDK10 gene encoding cyclin-dependent kinase 10 isoform X2, which yields MVPIKALGKTGFILYPPSGFFLPRWSQCIKLGRCRSVKEFEKLNRIGEGTYGIVYRARDTQTDEIVALKKVRMDKEKDGIPISSLREITLLLRLRHPNIVELKEVVVGNHLESIFLVMGYCEQDLASLLENMPTPFSEAQVKCIVLQVLRGLQYLHRNFIIHRDLKVSNLLMTDKGCVKTADFGLARAYGVPVKPMTPKVVTLWYRAPELLLGTTTQTTSIDMCRVSRGLAAVRSAVPGAGRVSRRLAAVRSAVLCRAVGCILAELLAHRPLLPGTSEIHQIDLIVQLLGTPSENIWPGFSKLPLVGQYSLRKQPYNNLKHKFPWLSEAGLRLLHFLFMYDPKKRATAGDCLESSYFKEKPLPCEPELMPTFPHHRNKRAAPATSEGQSKRCKP from the exons CTGGGACGATGCCGGAGTGTGAAGGAGTTTGAGAAGCTGAACCGCATTGGAGAGGGTACCTACGGCATTGTGT ATCGGGCCCGGGACACCCAGACAGATGAGATTGTTGCGCTGAAGAAGGTGCGGATGGACAAGGAGAAGGATG GCATCCCCATCAGCAGTTTGCGGGAGATCACGCTGCTGCTCCGCCTGCGTCATCCGAACATCGTGGAGCTGAAGGAGGTGGTTGTGGGGAACCACCTGGAGAG CATCTTCCTGGTGATGGGTTACTGTGAGCAGGACCTGGCCAGCCTGCTGGAGAATATGCCAACACCCTTCTCGGAGGCCCAG GTCAAGTGCATCGTGCTGCAGGTGCTCCGGGGCCTCCAGTATCTGCACAGGAACTTCATTATCCACAG GGACCTGAAGGTTTCCAACTTGCTCATGACTGACAAGGGTTGTGTGAAGACAG CGGATTTCGGCCTGGCCCGGGCCTATGGTGTCCCAGTAAAGCCAATGACCCCCAAGGTGGTGACTCTCTG GTACCGTGCCCCTGAACTGCTGCTGGGAACCACCACACAGACCACCAGCATCGACATGTG CAGGGTCAGCAGAGGTCTGGCTGCAGTGAGGTCCGCTGTTCCTGGCGCTGGCAGGGTCAGCAGACGTCTGGCTGCAGTGAG GTCCGCTGTTCTCTGCAGGGCTGTGGGCTGCATCCTGGCTGAGCTGCTGGCCCACAGGCCCCTTCTCCCCGGCACTTCCGAGATTCACCAGATCGACTTGATCGTGCAGCTGCTCGGGACGCCCAGTGAGAATATCTGGCCG GGTTTTTCCAAGCTGCCGCTGGTCGGCCAGTACAGCCTCCGGAAGCAGCCCTACAACAACCTGAAGCACAAGTTCCCGTGGCTGTCCGAGGCCGGGCTGCGCCTGCTGCACTTCCTGTTCATGTACGACCCTAAGAAAAG GGCGACGGCCGGGGACTGCCTGGAGAGCTCCTACTTCAAGGAGAAGCCCCTAC CCTGTGAGCCGGAGCTCATGCCGACCTTTCCCCACCACCGCAACAAGCGGGCCGCCCCGGCCACCTCCGAGGGCCAGAGCAAGCGCTGTAAACCCTGA
- the CDK10 gene encoding cyclin-dependent kinase 10 isoform X13: protein MVPIKALGKTGFILYPPSGFFLPRWSQCIKLGRCRSVKEFEKLNRIGEGTYGIVYRARDTQTDEIVALKKVRMDKEKDGIPISSLREITLLLRLRHPNIVELKEVVVGNHLESIFLVMGYCEQDLASLLENMPTPFSEAQVKCIVLQVLRGLQYLHRNFIIHRDLKVSNLLMTDKGCVKTADFGLARAYGVPVKPMTPKVVTLWYRAPELLLGTTTQTTSIDMWAVGCILAELLAHRPLLPGTSEIHQIDLIVQLLGTPSENIWPGFSKLPLVGQYSLRKQPYNNLKHKFPWLSEAGLRLLHFLFMATAGDCLESSYFKEKPLPCEPELMPTFPHHRNKRAAPATSEGQSKRCKP, encoded by the exons CTGGGACGATGCCGGAGTGTGAAGGAGTTTGAGAAGCTGAACCGCATTGGAGAGGGTACCTACGGCATTGTGT ATCGGGCCCGGGACACCCAGACAGATGAGATTGTTGCGCTGAAGAAGGTGCGGATGGACAAGGAGAAGGATG GCATCCCCATCAGCAGTTTGCGGGAGATCACGCTGCTGCTCCGCCTGCGTCATCCGAACATCGTGGAGCTGAAGGAGGTGGTTGTGGGGAACCACCTGGAGAG CATCTTCCTGGTGATGGGTTACTGTGAGCAGGACCTGGCCAGCCTGCTGGAGAATATGCCAACACCCTTCTCGGAGGCCCAG GTCAAGTGCATCGTGCTGCAGGTGCTCCGGGGCCTCCAGTATCTGCACAGGAACTTCATTATCCACAG GGACCTGAAGGTTTCCAACTTGCTCATGACTGACAAGGGTTGTGTGAAGACAG CGGATTTCGGCCTGGCCCGGGCCTATGGTGTCCCAGTAAAGCCAATGACCCCCAAGGTGGTGACTCTCTG GTACCGTGCCCCTGAACTGCTGCTGGGAACCACCACACAGACCACCAGCATCGACATGTG GGCTGTGGGCTGCATCCTGGCTGAGCTGCTGGCCCACAGGCCCCTTCTCCCCGGCACTTCCGAGATTCACCAGATCGACTTGATCGTGCAGCTGCTCGGGACGCCCAGTGAGAATATCTGGCCG GGTTTTTCCAAGCTGCCGCTGGTCGGCCAGTACAGCCTCCGGAAGCAGCCCTACAACAACCTGAAGCACAAGTTCCCGTGGCTGTCCGAGGCCGGGCTGCGCCTGCTGCACTTCCTGTTCAT GGCGACGGCCGGGGACTGCCTGGAGAGCTCCTACTTCAAGGAGAAGCCCCTAC CCTGTGAGCCGGAGCTCATGCCGACCTTTCCCCACCACCGCAACAAGCGGGCCGCCCCGGCCACCTCCGAGGGCCAGAGCAAGCGCTGTAAACCCTGA
- the CDK10 gene encoding cyclin-dependent kinase 10 isoform X10, with protein MVPIKALGKTGFILYPPSGFFLPRWSQCIKLGRCRSVKEFEKLNRIGEGTYGIVYRARDTQTDEIVALKKVRMDKEKDGIPISSLREITLLLRLRHPNIVELKEVVVGNHLESIFLVMGYCEQDLASLLENMPTPFSEAQVKCIVLQVLRGLQYLHRNFIIHRDLKVSNLLMTDKGCVKTADFGLARAYGVPVKPMTPKVVTLWYRAPELLLGTTTQTTSIDMCRVSRGLAAVRSAVLCRAVGCILAELLAHRPLLPGTSEIHQIDLIVQLLGTPSENIWPGFSKLPLVGQYSLRKQPYNNLKHKFPWLSEAGLRLLHFLFMYDPKKRATAGDCLESSYFKEKPLPCEPELMPTFPHHRNKRAAPATSEGQSKRCKP; from the exons CTGGGACGATGCCGGAGTGTGAAGGAGTTTGAGAAGCTGAACCGCATTGGAGAGGGTACCTACGGCATTGTGT ATCGGGCCCGGGACACCCAGACAGATGAGATTGTTGCGCTGAAGAAGGTGCGGATGGACAAGGAGAAGGATG GCATCCCCATCAGCAGTTTGCGGGAGATCACGCTGCTGCTCCGCCTGCGTCATCCGAACATCGTGGAGCTGAAGGAGGTGGTTGTGGGGAACCACCTGGAGAG CATCTTCCTGGTGATGGGTTACTGTGAGCAGGACCTGGCCAGCCTGCTGGAGAATATGCCAACACCCTTCTCGGAGGCCCAG GTCAAGTGCATCGTGCTGCAGGTGCTCCGGGGCCTCCAGTATCTGCACAGGAACTTCATTATCCACAG GGACCTGAAGGTTTCCAACTTGCTCATGACTGACAAGGGTTGTGTGAAGACAG CGGATTTCGGCCTGGCCCGGGCCTATGGTGTCCCAGTAAAGCCAATGACCCCCAAGGTGGTGACTCTCTG GTACCGTGCCCCTGAACTGCTGCTGGGAACCACCACACAGACCACCAGCATCGACATGTG CAGGGTCAGCAGAG GTCTGGCTGCAGTGAGGTCCGCTGTTCTCTGCAGGGCTGTGGGCTGCATCCTGGCTGAGCTGCTGGCCCACAGGCCCCTTCTCCCCGGCACTTCCGAGATTCACCAGATCGACTTGATCGTGCAGCTGCTCGGGACGCCCAGTGAGAATATCTGGCCG GGTTTTTCCAAGCTGCCGCTGGTCGGCCAGTACAGCCTCCGGAAGCAGCCCTACAACAACCTGAAGCACAAGTTCCCGTGGCTGTCCGAGGCCGGGCTGCGCCTGCTGCACTTCCTGTTCATGTACGACCCTAAGAAAAG GGCGACGGCCGGGGACTGCCTGGAGAGCTCCTACTTCAAGGAGAAGCCCCTAC CCTGTGAGCCGGAGCTCATGCCGACCTTTCCCCACCACCGCAACAAGCGGGCCGCCCCGGCCACCTCCGAGGGCCAGAGCAAGCGCTGTAAACCCTGA
- the CDK10 gene encoding cyclin-dependent kinase 10 isoform X19: MDKEKDGIPISSLREITLLLRLRHPNIVELKEVVVGNHLESIFLVMGYCEQDLASLLENMPTPFSEAQVKCIVLQVLRGLQYLHRNFIIHRDLKVSNLLMTDKGCVKTADFGLARAYGVPVKPMTPKVVTLWYRAPELLLGTTTQTTSIDMWAVGCILAELLAHRPLLPGTSEIHQIDLIVQLLGTPSENIWPGFSKLPLVGQYSLRKQPYNNLKHKFPWLSEAGLRLLHFLFMATAGDCLESSYFKEKPLPCEPELMPTFPHHRNKRAAPATSEGQSKRCKP, encoded by the exons ATGGACAAGGAGAAGGATG GCATCCCCATCAGCAGTTTGCGGGAGATCACGCTGCTGCTCCGCCTGCGTCATCCGAACATCGTGGAGCTGAAGGAGGTGGTTGTGGGGAACCACCTGGAGAG CATCTTCCTGGTGATGGGTTACTGTGAGCAGGACCTGGCCAGCCTGCTGGAGAATATGCCAACACCCTTCTCGGAGGCCCAG GTCAAGTGCATCGTGCTGCAGGTGCTCCGGGGCCTCCAGTATCTGCACAGGAACTTCATTATCCACAG GGACCTGAAGGTTTCCAACTTGCTCATGACTGACAAGGGTTGTGTGAAGACAG CGGATTTCGGCCTGGCCCGGGCCTATGGTGTCCCAGTAAAGCCAATGACCCCCAAGGTGGTGACTCTCTG GTACCGTGCCCCTGAACTGCTGCTGGGAACCACCACACAGACCACCAGCATCGACATGTG GGCTGTGGGCTGCATCCTGGCTGAGCTGCTGGCCCACAGGCCCCTTCTCCCCGGCACTTCCGAGATTCACCAGATCGACTTGATCGTGCAGCTGCTCGGGACGCCCAGTGAGAATATCTGGCCG GGTTTTTCCAAGCTGCCGCTGGTCGGCCAGTACAGCCTCCGGAAGCAGCCCTACAACAACCTGAAGCACAAGTTCCCGTGGCTGTCCGAGGCCGGGCTGCGCCTGCTGCACTTCCTGTTCAT GGCGACGGCCGGGGACTGCCTGGAGAGCTCCTACTTCAAGGAGAAGCCCCTAC CCTGTGAGCCGGAGCTCATGCCGACCTTTCCCCACCACCGCAACAAGCGGGCCGCCCCGGCCACCTCCGAGGGCCAGAGCAAGCGCTGTAAACCCTGA
- the CDK10 gene encoding cyclin-dependent kinase 10 isoform X17 has protein sequence MEPVYQDRARDTQTDEIVALKKVRMDKEKDGIPISSLREITLLLRLRHPNIVELKEVVVGNHLESIFLVMGYCEQDLASLLENMPTPFSEAQVKCIVLQVLRGLQYLHRNFIIHRDLKVSNLLMTDKGCVKTADFGLARAYGVPVKPMTPKVVTLWYRAPELLLGTTTQTTSIDMWAVGCILAELLAHRPLLPGTSEIHQIDLIVQLLGTPSENIWPGFSKLPLVGQYSLRKQPYNNLKHKFPWLSEAGLRLLHFLFMYDPKKRATAGDCLESSYFKEKPLPCEPELMPTFPHHRNKRAAPATSEGQSKRCKP, from the exons ATCGGGCCCGGGACACCCAGACAGATGAGATTGTTGCGCTGAAGAAGGTGCGGATGGACAAGGAGAAGGATG GCATCCCCATCAGCAGTTTGCGGGAGATCACGCTGCTGCTCCGCCTGCGTCATCCGAACATCGTGGAGCTGAAGGAGGTGGTTGTGGGGAACCACCTGGAGAG CATCTTCCTGGTGATGGGTTACTGTGAGCAGGACCTGGCCAGCCTGCTGGAGAATATGCCAACACCCTTCTCGGAGGCCCAG GTCAAGTGCATCGTGCTGCAGGTGCTCCGGGGCCTCCAGTATCTGCACAGGAACTTCATTATCCACAG GGACCTGAAGGTTTCCAACTTGCTCATGACTGACAAGGGTTGTGTGAAGACAG CGGATTTCGGCCTGGCCCGGGCCTATGGTGTCCCAGTAAAGCCAATGACCCCCAAGGTGGTGACTCTCTG GTACCGTGCCCCTGAACTGCTGCTGGGAACCACCACACAGACCACCAGCATCGACATGTG GGCTGTGGGCTGCATCCTGGCTGAGCTGCTGGCCCACAGGCCCCTTCTCCCCGGCACTTCCGAGATTCACCAGATCGACTTGATCGTGCAGCTGCTCGGGACGCCCAGTGAGAATATCTGGCCG GGTTTTTCCAAGCTGCCGCTGGTCGGCCAGTACAGCCTCCGGAAGCAGCCCTACAACAACCTGAAGCACAAGTTCCCGTGGCTGTCCGAGGCCGGGCTGCGCCTGCTGCACTTCCTGTTCATGTACGACCCTAAGAAAAG GGCGACGGCCGGGGACTGCCTGGAGAGCTCCTACTTCAAGGAGAAGCCCCTAC CCTGTGAGCCGGAGCTCATGCCGACCTTTCCCCACCACCGCAACAAGCGGGCCGCCCCGGCCACCTCCGAGGGCCAGAGCAAGCGCTGTAAACCCTGA